Proteins co-encoded in one Yamadazyma tenuis chromosome 1, complete sequence genomic window:
- the DAK2 gene encoding Dihydroxyacetone kinase 2 (EggNog:ENOG503NUS7; COG:G): MTLAKHWVYKPHEDIVLSHIKGLCASNPAVALIPSEKVVFNPHSDTSRKVCLISGGGAGHEPLHAGFVGTNLLDAAVSGAVFASPSTKQIMAAIKTKSDKSQGTLIIVKNYTGDILHFGLVVERAKSEGYNVEMLAVADDVAVGRKQNAMVGRRGLAGTALVHKVLGAATATTTLTLAQVVALGRAVNGAMVTVGASLDRTSVPGKTHDEIEFNGPNEAELGLGIHNEPGTKMSPIPAIDDLVRDMYAMLVSPDDEDRHYIDFDLKNDDTVLLINNIGGTSSLELYAIVQHAISGLPLSHQPQRVLVSDFVTSLNAPGFSITLLNLSSVEKNSGFSKAEILAFLDAPTDAPGWKPKSYSSWDSPSVEIESPMKEVAPVSSDLKINGSQFLQQLQNAMYTLKKAEPKITHYDTLVGDGDCGDTLVMGADGILAAAKTPEFQAASADPVAVLSRITEIVEENMGGTSGGIYSIYLTALVHQLQSLPDVSVESVGKALYKALYDGLFKYTNARVGGRTLVDTLQPFVDTLSETHNVSKALEAARAGCEKTKELQAKFGRASYVDESEFKADGGVPDPGAVGLLAIMEGFLA; encoded by the coding sequence ATGACTTTGGCTAAACATTGGGTATACAAGCCCCACGAAGACATAGTATTGTCCCACATCAAGGGATTGTGCGCCAGCAACCCAGCTGTGGCTCTCATCCCATCTGAAAAGGTTGTGTTCAATCCCCATTCTGATACCTCCCGCAAAGTGTGCTTGATTAGTGGTGGAGGAGCAGGCCATGAACCTCTTCATGCTGGGTTTGTCGGCACCAATTTATTGGATGCAGCCGTATCAGGTGCTGTGTTTGCGTcaccatccacaaaacaaaTCATGGCCGCCATTAAGACCAAATCAGACAAATCACAAGGTACACTTATCATCGTCAAAAACTATACAGGTGATATTCTCCACTTTGGACTCGTGGTGGAACGGGCTAAGAGTGAGGGTTACAACGTGGAGATGTTGGCGGTGGCGGACGACGTGGCGGTGGGTCGCAAGCAGAACGCCATGGtgggaagaagaggttTGGCTGGAACTGCTCTTGTGCACAAGGTGTTGGGAGCTGCcactgccaccaccaccttgacGCTTGCTCAGGTGGTTGCATTGGGCCGTGCTGTCAACGGGGCGATGGTAACGGTGGGCGCATCATTGGACCGTACGTCTGTACCGGGCAAGACACATGATGAAATCGAGTTCAACGGGCCCAACGAGGCCGAGTTGGGCTTGGGCATTCACAACGAGCCCGGCACTAAAATGTCGCCTATTCCTGCCATAGACGACTTGGTCCGCGACATGTATGCCATGCTCGTTTCACCAGACGATGAAGATCGTCACTACATCGACTTTGACCTTAAAAACGACGATACGGTCTtgctcatcaacaatattGGTGGAACCTCATCGTTGGAGTTGTACGCCATTGTTCAGCACGCCATTTCCGGGCTCCCATTGCTGCACCAGCCACAGCGTGTGTTGGTGAGCGACTTTGTTACTTCGCTCAATGCCCCTGGCTTTTCTATCACtttattgaacttgtcgAGTGTTGAGAAGAACAGCGGGTTTAGCAAGGCCGAAATTTTGGCGTTTTTGGACGCTCCTACTGATGCTCCAGGGTGGAAACCAAAGTCTTATTCCCTGTGGGATAGTCCCAGTGTGGAGATCGAGTCGCCTATGAAGGAAGTTGCACCTGTGTCGTCGGatctcaaaatcaatgggtCAcagtttttgcagcaattgCAAAATGCGATGTacaccttgaagaaagcCGAGCCTAAAATCACACATTACGATACTCTCGTTGGCGATGGTGACTGTGGTGATACTCTCGTGATGGGAGCAGACGGGATCTTagcggctgcaaaaacccCTGAGTTCCAAGCGGCTCTGGCTGACCCAGTAGCGGTTTTATCTAGAATCACTGAAATCGTCGAGGAGAACATGGGTGGAACCTCGGGTGGAATTTACTCGATTTACCTCACTGCATTGGTCCACCAATTGCAGAGTTTACCCGATGTCAGCGTCGAATCCGTTGGTAAAGCTTTGTACAAAGCCCTATACGACGGGTTATTCAAGTACACGAACGCCCGTGTCGGTGGTCGTACATTGGTGGATACTCTCCAGCCTTTTGTTGACACATTAAGCGAAACCCACAACGTTCTGAAAGCTCTTGAAGCTGCTAGAGCTGGCTGTGAAAAGACTAAGGAGTTACAAGCCAAGTTCGGCAGAGCCAGCTATGTTGACGAGCTGGAATTCAAGGCCGATGGTGGTGTCCCAGATCCGGGTGCCGTGGGGCTTTTAGCCATTATGGAAGGGTTTTTGGCGTAA
- the ARG81 gene encoding arginine metabolism regulation protein II (EggNog:ENOG503NW1J; COG:S), with amino-acid sequence MVDAKLGGRKPVKSSSPVVLADGSAVKKKRRAVVKTFFGCDKCRQRRIKCDLAKPSCNNCNKSDVKCPGYGVTLCWLSLPKFTQSGDLVVSSLAFKNENRSQQDIGSNEGFRRRLVGFVKWEKGTSNKPYDTYEDIDQDLMILDNSQADEHVEKLGKTKILGPFGVFQNKSPKLPTSENSAPTISNEHLWLSNELRDDALLTAAALNGDSHLLDFMTSNNISPQVLNTGSHTPVASGNGNGITGSHGTPPPMGPHTPHAAPSNTITNPSDFLNLLFHKNQTQAKPTSTVSTPGSVASPHAASSAGPVATSDLHLDLLSHSDILIDPTNQHLYYSNYNNYFYDNPYKLNENLEIHLHASSKPNKLHESSTDLVEGQNPHVTTMPSSIMNIVQSPLQPKLGFHLLTPSATSVGMPTSALQIQPLTRYLLNHYVNHVADLMTVLPLTESPWKTIYFPRALMAIGELGALGKTSTAKNALLNALLAVSAFNLQSKFPKNSDSMKFYLNLGIRLRNQASLFVRKLLGSSSDMSQQDIESCLKNEKYKDVLCAVMSMISVDLVWGTMQDTNFYIRWCGRVISTKMQHKKKLSPKARVLHRIYSSLKIIQDSTCLSIDNIKHDYRLIDENGYDVNGENFVKSDKKNTEDKNPSSGRHNTTPLFINKKLINTKHHNENFATDALYGLPNSLITLFAETVRLLRHKLYNKHVAEQEDQAYVQAVAQLGLLLDHWQLDWKLYAVVDDEKKFYSSMHQVTFHHIMSFYYALTIYFNRLIKDQHPSTLQDKVKVTLEHLNSIQRLISKENVGIIPLFWQGFIAGCEAVTPDVQVGYKKWGADIAQYLGSYWGARQIMLEVWRRKRLHLAKDDWVVTVAPLKKFIMQSKFLSVLALVATALAASDVVTVTEENTTLATITSCSGHPSCAAAATTSSAAPVSSAVAAKAVTTSVVTTTVDGVETVYTTVCPLTETSSTPAAVAAEVYPSSSEAVEYVDITTTPTVTASTGVEATVTAQSTLLSTYSASNSSVAAVADYEGGANKVVVGAAGFAGLAALLL; translated from the exons ATGGTGGATGCTAAACTTGGGGGAAGAAAACCTGTAAAGTCCTCCTCGCCCGTCGTACTCGCAGACGGATCTGCCgttaagaagaagagaaggGCCGTTGTCAAGACTTTTTTCGGCTGCGACAAGTGCCGCCAAAGACGAATAAAATGTGATCTCGCCAAGCCTTCTTGCAATAACTGTAACAAGAGTGATGTCAAATGTCCTGGCTACGGGGTCACTCTTTGCTGGTTATCACTCCCAAAATTCACCCAGTCCGGTGACTTGGTTGTCAGCTCGTTGGCATTCAAAAACGAAAACCGTTCCCAGCAAGATATAGGCAGTAATGAAGGATTCAGAAGACGATTAGTGGGATTTGTCAAATGGGAAAAGGGAACCTCCAACAAACCATATGATACATACGAGGATATCGACCAGGATCTCATGATTCTTGACAACTCCCAGGCCGATGAGCATGTCGAGAAGTTGGGCAAAACCAAGATCCTCGGCCCATTCGGGGTGTTTCAGAACAAAAGCCCCAAACTCCCAACCTCCGAGAACCTGGCCCCCACCATCAGCAACGAACATTTATGGTTGTCTAATGAGTTGCGTGATGACGCGTTGTTGACGGCAGCTGCCTTGAATGGAGACTCCCACTTGCTTGACTTCATGACCTCGAATAACATTTCTCCCCAAGTATTGAACACAGGAAGCCACACTCCGGTGGCCTCTGGAAACGGCAACGGTATCACCGGCTCACATGGAACACCGCCTCCTATGGGGCCTCACACGCCACATGCTGCTCCTTCCaataccatcaccaaccctAGTGACTTCCTTaaccttcttttccataAGAACCAGACCCAAGCCAAACCCACGTCCACCGTGTCGACTCCTGGGTCCGTCGCCAGCCCGCATGCTGCTCTGTCTGCTGGGCCTGTTGCCACGCTGGACCTCCATCTCGATCTACTCTCGCATTCAGATATTCTCATCGATCCCACCAACCAGCATTTGTACTATTCCAACTACAACAACTATTTCTATGACAACCCAtacaagttgaacgaaaaTCTCGAGATCCACCTCCACGCCTCCTCCAAACCTAATAAGCTCCATGAACTGCTGACCGATTTGGTTGAAGGTCAGAATCCTCACGTGACCACCATGCCCTCGTCCATCATGAACATCGTGCAAAGCCCCCTCCAGCCCAAGTTGGGATTTCATCTCTTGACACCGTCGGCCACTTCTGTGGGGATGCCAACGTCGGCCCTCCAGATTCAACCGTTGACCCgatacttgttgaatcaCTACGTAAACCATGTCGCGGACCTTATGACGGTGCTCCCACTTACGGAAAGTCCTTGGAAAACCATCTACTTCCCGCGGGCGTTGATGGCCATCGGTGAGTTGGGGGCGCTAGGCAAGACCTCTACTGCCAAGAATGCGTTGCTCAATGCGTTGCTTGCGGTGTCGGCATTTAACTTACAATCCAAGTTCCCCAAAAACAGCGACTCAATGAAGTTctacttgaacttgggtATCCGCCTCCGGAACCAGGCCAGTTTATTTGTGAGGAAGTTATTGGGATCCTCGAGTGATATGTCCCAGCAAGATATCGAAAGTTGTCtcaaaaatgaaaagtaTAAGGATGTTCTCTGTGCGGTGATGTCGATGATCTCAGTGGATCTCGTATGGGGGACCATGCAAGACACCAATTTCTACATTCGGTGGTGTGGGCGTGTAATCAGCACGAAGATGCAACATAAGAAGAAGCTCTCGCCCAAAGCTCGGGTGTTACACCGGATTTATCTGTCGTTAAAGATTATTCAGGATTCAACCTGTTTGAGCATCGACAACATCAAGCACGACTACCGGCTTATTGATGAGAACGGATACGATGTCAACGGTGAGAATTTTGTCAAGCTGGATAAGAAGAATACTGAGGACAAAAACCCTTCAAGTGGCCGTCATAATACCACCCCattgttcatcaacaagaagttgatcaatacCAAGCACCATAACGAGAACTTTGCAACCGACGCCCTCTACGGGTTGCCCAACTCTTTAATCACTTTATTTGCTGAAACGGTGCGTTTATTGCGTCATAAGCTCTACAACAAGCATGTGGCGGAGCAGGAGGACCAGGCATACGTTCAGGCAGTGGCCCAGCTCGGGCTCCTCTTGGACCATTGGCAGCTTGACTGGAAGTTGTACGCCGTAGTAGACGACGAGAAGAAGTTCTATTCATCGATGCACCAGGTGACGTTTCATCACATCATGTCGTTCTACTATGCGTTAACCATTTACTTTAACCGGCTCATCAAAGATCAACATCCCAGCACCCTTCAGGATAAAGTGAAGGTCACGTTGGAGCACTTGAACTCGATTCAACGGCTCATCAGTAAGGAGAATGTTGGAATCATTCCGTTGTTCTGGCAGGGCTTTATTGCCGGGTGTGAGGCAGTAACTCCAGATGTGCAAGTCGGTTATAAGAAATGGGGAGCCGATATTGCCCAGTACTTGGGAAGCTACTGGGGGGCTCGACAGATCATGTTAGAGGTGTGGCGGCGTAAGCGGTTGCACTTGGCCAAGGATGATTGGGTGG ttACCGTCGCTCCTTTAAAAAAATTCATAATGCAATCCAAATTCTTGTCCGTTCTTGCCTTGGTGGCCACCGCCCTTGCTGCTTCTGATGTCGTCACCGTCACAGAAGAAAACACCACTCTTGCTACCATCACCTCGTGTTCTGGTCACCCAAGCTgtgctgctgctgctactacttcttctgctgctcCGGTTTCTTCTGCCGTTGCTGCTAAAGCCGTCACCACCTCTGTGGTCACCACCACCGTCGACGGTGTTGAAACTGTCTACACCACTGTGTGCCCATTGACTGAGACCTCTTCTACTCCagctgctgttgctgctgaagTTTACCCAAGCTCTTCTGAAGCAGTTGAATACGTCGATATCACCACTACTCCAACTGTCACTGCGTCTACCGGTGTTGAAGCTACTGTTACTGCTCAATCAACTTTGTTGTCTACCTACTCTGCTTCCAACTCCTCTGtggctgctgttgctgaCTATGAAGGTGGTGCCAACAaggttgttgttggtgctgCTGGTTTCGCTGGTTTGGCTGCTTTGTTGTTGTAA
- the LYS14 gene encoding lysine requiring protein (COG:S; EggNog:ENOG503NX12) has protein sequence MSHPSPASKASVSGSTSGPDHSNAPEPEIPVKSDMLFDNYFNKEDLNLLASDLNNLVGSIMVESNFEIGDDFDMMSSESSSSIMNHISPPSIPIMRSIYSNNSHLEQNTIPRNLPYDYIKVKYPHERYYLEQFYTNFATLILPFNPYQESVGGYYNPSRDVVLFCASKEPFLLAAILAQGAKEAYNSTGLANHEEAYCSYLSKCLKLLGPALNEDPSASDKKSGLQHRRQHTSNIESVLITVLLLTSANASNTKQNWRPHLKGAKDLLLKYSMHSDLKESKLLIFCKTWFISFELLAGLSSAKGGTLQTDAELDSIMKLDDNDDLTILREIGLLSDSGFNYMFGFAHSLLPSIKELIKFMNVARDSAVTTNPTVSSNGAVATPKFPLNTIRMLSEFYQSTKISFVNKKFYLSPDDFFGGSVPNGCLLDVQQVNGKTIVINWMDISHHAYCLGGILSVLTKGFGLSYDDDQVKPVTDQLVGLMKILSDIPMPNFTRWRPLMIQWPMFICGLNCYDEDQMNIVKQFFRISEAGSATFSIRIIDKIWNKHKNNITDESDVDIDLVTY, from the coding sequence ATGTCGCATCCACTGCCCGCATCCAAGGCCTCGGTCCTGGGTCTGACTAGTGGTCCTGATCACCTGAATGCGCCCGAACCAGAAATACCGGTGAAATCAGATATGCTATTTGACAACtatttcaacaaagaagacttgaatCTCTTGGCATCCGACTTGAACAACCTTGTGGGAAGTATCATGGTGGAGTCAAACTTTGagattggtgatgatttcgaTATGATGTCACTGGAAAGTAGTTCAAGTATAATGAACCATATTTCTCCACCATCGATTCCGATCATGCGGCTGATCTACCTGAACAACAGTCACCTTGAGCAGAACACTATTCCACGCAACTTACCCTACGACTATATCAAGGTAAAGTATCCCCACGAACGGTATTATCTTGAGCAGTTTTATACCAACTTTGCAACCCTCATCCTCCCGTTCAATCCGTACCAAGAGTCTGTGGGAGGGTATTACAATCCATCTCGGGATGTGGTTTTGTTCTGTGCCTCGAAAGAACCATTTCTTTTGGCGGCCATTTTAGCTCAGGGAGCTAAGGAGGCATATAATAGCACTGGCTTGGCTAACCACGAAGAAGCCTACTGCAGTTATCTTCTGAAATGTCTCAAACTCCTCGGCCCCGCGTTGAATGAAGATCCTCTGGCATCTGACAAGAAGTCCGGTTTGCAACACCGCAGGCAGCACACATCTAATATCGAACTGGTGTTGATCAccgttcttcttttgacaTCTGCCAACGCCTCCAATACCAAGCAGAATTGGCGGCCTCACTTGAAAGGTGCAaaggacttgttgttgaagtactcCATGCACTCAGACCTAAAAGAAAGCAAATTGTTGATCTTCTGCAAGACTTGGTTCATTTCTTTTGAGCTTTTGGCGGGGTTGAGCTCTGCCAAAGGTGGAACTTTACAAACAGATGCCGAATTGGACTCGATCATGaaacttgatgataatgatgatttgacAATTTTGAGGGAAATTGGGCTTTTGTCGGATTCTGGGTTCAATTATATGTTTGGGTTTGCTCATAGCTTACTTCCTTCtatcaaagagttgattAAGTTCATGAACGTAGCTCGAGACTCAGCCGTCACCACAAACCCTACTGTCTCTTCTAATGGTGCTGTGGCCACTCCAAAGTTTCCCTTGAACACCATTCGGATGTTGTCCGAGTTCTACCAGCTGACCAAGATCCTGTTTGTTAACAAAAAATTCTACTTGAGCCCAGATGACTTTTTTGGGGGGTCTGTCCCCAATGGCTGTTTGTTGGATGTACAACAAGTAAACGGTAAAACTATTGTGATAAACTGGATGGATATCTCCCATCACGCATACTGTCTAGGAGGCATATTAAGTGTGCTTACTAAAGGGTTTGGACTCAGCTACGATGATGATCAAGTTAAACCTGTCACTGACCAATTGGTGGGACTCATGAAGATCCTCAGTGATATTCCAATGCCTAACTTCACCAGATGGAGACCACTCATGATCCAGTGGCCGATGTTTATCTGTGGTTTGAATTGTTATGACGAGGACCAAATGAACATTGTGAAGCAGTTTTTCCGTATAAGTGAAGCGGGATCAGCCACTTTTTCTATCCGGATCATCGACAAGATTTGGAATAAACACAAGAACAATATAACTGACGAGTCTGACGTTGATATAGATCTTGTGACATATTAA